A single window of Chitinophaga sp. XS-30 DNA harbors:
- a CDS encoding helical backbone metal receptor, whose amino-acid sequence MLFTDQLGRSVEIPSPPRRIVSVVPSQTELLYDLGVSVTGITKFCVHPESWFRSITRIGGTKQLNIEKIISLQPDLIIANKEENEKAQIEALAAKFPVWISDIQNLGDACNMILSLGNILQKTSEALSITSRIKEGFARLQPPSLAIPAAYFIWRNPWMIAGGDTFIHEMMHACGFRNVFEDMPRYPVISLAQLAASGCRLVLLSSEPYPFCEKHIAEVREYLPDADIRLVDGEMFSWYGSRLLHAPEYFRELMVSLQH is encoded by the coding sequence ATGTTATTTACAGATCAATTAGGCAGAAGCGTGGAGATCCCCTCTCCTCCCCGGCGCATTGTATCCGTAGTGCCGTCGCAGACCGAGCTGCTGTATGACCTGGGCGTCAGCGTAACGGGCATCACCAAATTCTGTGTGCATCCTGAAAGCTGGTTCCGGAGCATTACCCGCATCGGTGGTACGAAGCAGCTCAATATCGAAAAGATCATTTCCCTGCAGCCGGATCTCATCATTGCCAACAAGGAGGAAAATGAAAAAGCGCAGATAGAAGCCCTCGCCGCAAAATTCCCCGTCTGGATCAGCGATATCCAGAACCTGGGAGATGCCTGCAATATGATCCTTTCGCTGGGAAACATCCTGCAAAAAACATCCGAAGCCCTGTCCATAACATCCCGCATCAAAGAAGGGTTCGCGCGGCTGCAGCCCCCATCTCTGGCTATCCCTGCGGCGTACTTCATCTGGCGGAACCCATGGATGATAGCGGGCGGGGATACCTTTATTCATGAAATGATGCATGCCTGCGGTTTCCGCAATGTATTTGAAGACATGCCCCGCTACCCTGTTATTTCCCTCGCACAACTGGCAGCCAGCGGATGCCGGCTGGTACTGCTGTCCAGCGAGCCTTACCCCTTCTGTGAAAAACACATCGCAGAAGTGCGGGAGTATCTGCCGGATGCGGACATCAGGCTGGTGGATGGCGAGATGTTCTCCTGGTATGGCAGCAGATTGCTGCATGCGCCGGAATATTTCCGGGAACTGATGGTATCGTTACAACACTGA
- a CDS encoding ubiquinol-cytochrome c reductase iron-sulfur subunit, with the protein MERRDFLSNMGITLVIACAGGIAACSKGGDTPEPAPNPNPNPNPNPGGARLTVNLNSQIPNIGDYIISSGVVLIRLAAGNVPASFSALTSTCTHEGCTLSNYASATQKIECGSSCGHGSRFNTDGTVSNGPATGALTKYTVEISGTTLTVK; encoded by the coding sequence ATGGAAAGAAGAGATTTTTTGTCCAACATGGGCATAACGCTTGTTATTGCCTGTGCGGGCGGGATAGCGGCTTGCAGCAAAGGCGGGGACACCCCGGAACCTGCACCGAATCCAAACCCGAATCCCAACCCGAATCCCGGTGGGGCCCGGCTTACCGTCAACCTGAATTCGCAGATCCCGAATATCGGCGACTACATTATCAGCAGCGGCGTGGTATTGATCAGGCTTGCCGCAGGCAATGTACCGGCATCCTTTTCGGCGCTCACCAGTACTTGTACCCATGAAGGCTGCACCCTGTCCAACTACGCCTCCGCAACACAAAAGATAGAATGCGGCAGTTCCTGCGGGCATGGCAGCCGTTTCAATACGGATGGCACCGTGAGCAACGGCCCTGCCACCGGTGCATTGACAAAATATACGGTGGAGATCAGCGGCACTACCCTGACGGTGAAATAA